A region of Sulfuricella denitrificans skB26 DNA encodes the following proteins:
- a CDS encoding FAD-dependent oxidoreductase, with the protein MDVLIVGGGVIGLGSALELARGGATVTVMDRRECGGESSWAGGGILSPLLPWDYLPAVTNLTQLSGRLFPEWVERIADLSGIDPEYRVSGMRVLPPFDAERAVQWCAGHNVRLEKDGDVLWLPDVAQVRNPRLIKALRLALERMGVRIVEQAEVTGIVSTDDRVERLDTTAGSFTAEHYVVAAGAWSKKLLGKQGVQLDIKPVRGQMLLYRAKPGMLQHILLQNGTYLIPRDDGHILVGSTLEDVGFDKATTEEAGAALHARALGMLPQLAQAEFIKHWAGLRPAAPDNVPTIARHPQLENLYLNSGHFRYGVTMAPASAQILTNQLFNREQPLDVSNYKWPG; encoded by the coding sequence ATGGATGTTTTGATTGTCGGCGGTGGTGTGATTGGCTTGGGTAGTGCGCTTGAGCTTGCACGGGGTGGCGCTACTGTCACTGTAATGGATCGCAGAGAATGCGGTGGCGAATCTTCCTGGGCAGGCGGGGGAATCTTGTCGCCACTGTTGCCTTGGGATTATTTGCCGGCTGTGACCAATCTGACGCAGTTGAGTGGCCGGTTGTTCCCGGAATGGGTGGAGCGTATCGCCGATTTGAGTGGTATCGACCCGGAATACCGGGTCAGTGGTATGCGTGTTTTGCCTCCGTTTGATGCCGAGCGTGCCGTGCAATGGTGCGCCGGTCATAATGTGCGGCTGGAGAAGGATGGCGATGTTTTGTGGCTGCCGGATGTTGCGCAGGTGCGAAATCCACGTTTGATCAAGGCATTGCGCCTCGCGCTGGAGCGGATGGGGGTGCGGATTGTGGAACAGGCTGAGGTGACCGGGATCGTTTCCACGGATGATCGGGTGGAGCGACTGGATACCACGGCGGGGTCTTTTACGGCGGAGCATTATGTCGTTGCCGCCGGAGCCTGGAGCAAGAAGTTGCTGGGAAAACAGGGTGTGCAGCTCGATATCAAGCCCGTGCGCGGCCAGATGCTGCTGTACAGGGCGAAGCCCGGAATGTTGCAGCATATTCTCCTTCAGAATGGGACCTATCTGATTCCTCGTGATGACGGACATATCTTGGTTGGCAGCACCCTGGAGGATGTCGGCTTCGACAAGGCGACGACCGAAGAGGCTGGGGCTGCGCTTCATGCGCGGGCACTGGGCATGCTGCCTCAACTGGCCCAAGCCGAGTTTATCAAGCACTGGGCAGGGTTGCGCCCGGCTGCGCCTGACAATGTTCCGACCATAGCCCGGCATCCGCAGTTGGAGAACCTGTACCTCAATAGTGGACATTTCCGCTATGGTGTCACCATGGCGCCGGCAAGTGCTCAAATCCTGACTAACCAACTATTTAACCGGGAGCAACCCTTGGATGTATCGAACTATAAGTGGCCAGGCTAA
- a CDS encoding PilW family protein, protein MTARISKKTSRGFSLVELMVGMVIALISTLAILQVFTFFEGQKRTTTSGSDALQAGAIALYQIERDVRQAGYGFNSLTLMGCTIKAYDEGAGTPYEFDFNLIPVQIVQGVGTNPDTITLSYGNSPLQTAPALITADYNGNAANLKVNNRFGFKEGDLVIIAEPGKDCTLAQVTGLPAAVDACGGSSAAAQTDNIIHNSGNYKDPNKGCQQVAARYNKPSGLGIAYNVNSPVFNLGGIPTINEYTIQNNQLMVRNVLTPDPAVAIMDGIVSMHAQYGFDTRAGIISDLRVDTYSDTMLDADGNGVIGSSGDFSRIGSVRLVVVARSGLREKPDPATGLCNVTSAASFSLNWAGGAITLPNDADGTSWQCYRYKTFETTVPVRNMIWRPV, encoded by the coding sequence ATGACTGCGCGCATTTCGAAAAAAACAAGTCGGGGTTTCAGCCTGGTTGAACTCATGGTAGGTATGGTTATCGCCCTGATTTCCACCTTGGCTATCTTGCAAGTATTTACCTTTTTTGAAGGACAAAAAAGAACAACCACCAGCGGCAGCGATGCGCTCCAGGCAGGGGCCATCGCCCTGTACCAGATCGAGCGCGATGTCCGCCAAGCCGGTTATGGGTTCAACAGCCTCACCCTGATGGGCTGCACCATCAAGGCCTATGATGAAGGGGCCGGAACGCCTTACGAGTTCGATTTCAATCTTATCCCCGTCCAGATTGTTCAGGGAGTGGGGACGAATCCGGACACCATCACCCTTTCTTATGGCAATTCCCCACTCCAGACCGCGCCAGCCTTAATTACTGCTGATTACAACGGGAATGCGGCAAATTTAAAAGTTAACAATCGCTTCGGCTTCAAGGAAGGTGATCTGGTCATCATCGCCGAGCCCGGCAAAGACTGCACGCTTGCCCAGGTCACCGGCCTGCCTGCCGCTGTCGATGCCTGTGGAGGTTCGAGCGCGGCGGCCCAAACTGACAACATCATACATAATTCCGGCAACTACAAAGACCCAAATAAAGGCTGCCAGCAGGTTGCTGCCCGCTACAACAAGCCTTCCGGGCTGGGCATCGCATACAACGTCAATTCACCGGTGTTCAATCTGGGTGGAATACCCACCATCAATGAGTACACCATCCAGAATAACCAGCTGATGGTGCGAAATGTCCTTACCCCCGACCCGGCTGTCGCCATCATGGATGGCATTGTCAGCATGCACGCACAATACGGCTTTGACACCCGTGCGGGCATTATTTCTGATTTGAGGGTCGACACTTATAGCGACACCATGCTGGACGCAGATGGCAATGGCGTCATTGGAAGCAGCGGAGACTTTAGCCGCATTGGCTCAGTACGCCTGGTTGTCGTTGCGCGCAGCGGCCTGCGTGAGAAACCCGATCCGGCAACAGGATTATGCAATGTCACGTCCGCAGCGTCCTTTTCATTGAACTGGGCTGGCGGTGCCATCACCCTGCCCAATGACGCAGACGGAACGAGTTGGCAGTGCTATCGCTACAAGACCTTCGAAACGACTGTACCAGTCAGAAACATGATCTGGAGACCAGTATGA
- a CDS encoding type IV pilus modification PilV family protein, whose amino-acid sequence MHNQRGSVLLEALIAILIFSMGILALIGMQAAAISNVSDAKYRSDAAFLANQVIGEMWANQPNITSYAYGGTGTPPAVLTNWVARVQSTLPGATANAPTIAIGANNLVTITVSWQPPKTPVAHRHQVITQINN is encoded by the coding sequence ATGCACAACCAACGAGGTTCCGTGCTGCTCGAAGCCTTAATCGCCATATTGATTTTTTCGATGGGCATCCTGGCGCTGATTGGCATGCAGGCAGCCGCCATCAGCAATGTCTCCGATGCCAAGTACCGCAGTGATGCGGCGTTCCTTGCCAACCAGGTAATTGGTGAAATGTGGGCGAATCAGCCCAACATAACATCCTATGCCTACGGCGGGACAGGCACACCACCCGCCGTACTGACTAACTGGGTTGCCAGAGTGCAAAGCACCTTGCCGGGCGCAACCGCCAACGCGCCAACGATAGCAATTGGGGCCAACAACCTGGTTACTATAACAGTGTCATGGCAACCCCCCAAGACCCCGGTTGCGCACAGGCACCAGGTAATTACTCAGATCAACAATTGA
- a CDS encoding PilC/PilY family type IV pilus protein, with the protein MNVQSHSYGKQALLTVLFICANLAGLPSHAAVTELADVPLAQATTATVRPNLFYILDDSGSMMQQYTPDYISDRWGGGSYPGDFHCLDSGDDADSNRDKCLIGDPPYMSSDFNTQYYNPAIVYSPPVKFNGTKFNSMNAANSTNWSAVLTDGFNRQNTNQLEQSNTSVNLTTQYPDRVWCLDPADSATGANCKTNSASYSYPDNTPGGYNRGKDSSSNIKYKYGAPYYFTIAAKEYCTSTDLKTCQVADAPTGIYTIPATVRWCDSAAMTNCQAKKTGSFQYSRFSNTSAGSTAKGTIVIGNSGSDDSVSITSIQIDGINVINTTITSSTGTNATAERQTVASAVASAINAYNGTTPATPYPGYSATASNDTVVITPTTGSGNVTALSNSAIPNGRVIMAFSPSTGTTAATSRVDFSNTTTSGAVTSITVNGVEILNGTIAASSSTSGSTRNKNMALAVCNRINTYLNSTPFEYTGASSATGTSCPTNSATFYIQAPVAQGSAPNGFSIVITASNTDTTIANASTLTGGISRSMPTTVSNISGGGAGLSTFSRINIVPTTTAYPRGASRLDCVASASSCSYAEEMTNFANWYAYYRTRMQMMKSSSSVAFLPLGDNYRVGFYTINTSSVTQSISGSSPNRYSSTKFLDISNFDATQKEYWYNTLFYQVPSGSTPLRGALTKAGKIFQKNWSGAVDPVQYSCQQNFSLLTTDGYWNETYSGVGDQDNSDTGYSTRAVGAYDGNIGSTDTLADVAMYYYKNDLRPTGTTGVLGTDVSKDNVPTSDKDPAPHQHMITFTLGLGVDGVMTYRPDYETATNGDFYNIKTASTGCAWASGVCNWPKPVNDSETAVDDLWHAAVNGRGHYFSARDPAALASGLSEALSSIKIITGAAAASATSSPNITQTDNSIYSTFFRTLKWDGEVKAQSIDPATGNVIATVNWSAQTLLDAKALDSSDTRTIYTRDTSTGLLKTFDWTNLNATEKAYFNSKSATMSQYSTLDSAQRLLADNGENLVNYLRGHSEYEGILYRDREHILGDTVNAKPAYVARPKYNFGDTDYATFKTTQAARQAMLYISANDGMLHAFNASPDATAGGGGEVWAYVPRMIMSDLYQLANDNYSTNHKFFVDGTPESMDVYIGGVWKTILVGGLNKGGRGYYALDITDPNNPTMLWETCSDSTVCANSDTDLGYSYGNAVITKRPSDGKWVVLVSSGHNNVSPGTGKAFLFVLDAANGSVLSKIDTGFGSTTDPAGLSMISGWSNNPNTDNKALRIYGGDLRGNLWRFDLTTNSVIKLGELKDGSNNTQPVTTRPELGICGTSTEMIFVGTGRYLGLNDSLDASQQSFYAIKDSTAAWGNLRSTPIVQQTLAASSTTSRTISTNPVDLSSNTGWLLDFNPANSSPGERVTVDPQLVLGTMLIATNVPKQDACSTGGDSWFYQLNYCTGSYISTSAVQSIAANKITGSLTVGFVVIRLPDGTIKTIVTSASGDKQTQGVDIGGGGASGKRVSWREVLD; encoded by the coding sequence ATGAACGTACAATCCCACTCTTACGGCAAGCAGGCTTTGCTGACTGTACTATTTATTTGCGCGAATCTTGCGGGGCTACCCAGCCACGCGGCCGTCACGGAATTGGCGGACGTACCGCTCGCCCAAGCCACTACGGCGACAGTCAGGCCCAACCTGTTTTACATTCTGGATGATTCCGGCAGCATGATGCAGCAATACACGCCGGACTACATCAGCGACCGCTGGGGCGGCGGCTCGTACCCTGGCGACTTCCACTGCCTGGACAGCGGCGACGACGCCGACTCCAACCGGGACAAATGCCTGATTGGCGATCCACCCTATATGTCAAGTGATTTCAACACCCAGTATTACAATCCGGCCATCGTTTATTCTCCCCCGGTGAAATTCAACGGCACCAAGTTCAACAGCATGAATGCCGCCAATTCCACCAACTGGAGTGCCGTTCTGACCGACGGCTTCAACCGGCAGAATACCAACCAGTTGGAGCAGTCCAACACCAGCGTGAACCTGACCACCCAGTACCCCGATCGGGTCTGGTGCCTTGACCCGGCTGACTCCGCCACCGGTGCGAACTGCAAAACCAATTCGGCCAGTTACTCCTATCCGGACAACACCCCCGGTGGCTACAACCGGGGCAAGGACTCCTCCAGCAACATCAAATACAAATACGGCGCCCCCTACTATTTCACCATTGCCGCCAAGGAATACTGCACCTCTACCGACCTGAAGACCTGCCAAGTCGCCGATGCGCCGACCGGCATCTACACCATTCCCGCCACAGTGCGCTGGTGCGATTCTGCAGCCATGACCAACTGCCAAGCCAAGAAGACCGGCTCTTTTCAGTATTCCCGTTTTTCCAATACCTCGGCAGGCTCCACCGCCAAGGGCACGATCGTAATCGGCAACTCCGGCTCGGATGACTCCGTCAGTATCACCAGCATTCAAATTGACGGTATCAACGTCATCAACACTACCATCACTTCCAGCACCGGCACAAATGCCACCGCCGAGCGGCAGACCGTTGCCTCTGCCGTTGCTTCGGCAATTAATGCCTATAATGGAACTACCCCGGCTACGCCATATCCTGGATATTCCGCCACCGCCAGCAACGACACGGTGGTAATCACTCCCACCACCGGTTCCGGCAACGTCACCGCGCTTTCCAACAGCGCAATCCCCAACGGCCGGGTGATCATGGCCTTCTCACCCTCCACGGGCACCACCGCAGCCACCTCGCGCGTCGACTTTTCGAACACCACCACTTCTGGGGCCGTCACCAGCATCACGGTCAACGGCGTCGAAATCCTGAATGGCACCATAGCCGCATCCAGCAGCACAAGCGGCAGCACGCGCAACAAGAACATGGCCTTGGCCGTGTGCAACCGGATCAATACCTATTTGAATTCCACGCCATTCGAATATACCGGCGCTTCCAGTGCGACCGGCACTTCCTGCCCGACCAATTCCGCCACTTTCTACATCCAGGCGCCGGTAGCGCAGGGTTCGGCACCAAATGGCTTCAGCATCGTCATCACCGCGTCCAATACAGACACAACCATCGCCAACGCCAGCACTCTAACTGGCGGCATTTCGCGCAGCATGCCAACCACCGTCTCCAACATCAGCGGCGGCGGCGCGGGCCTCAGCACCTTCTCGCGCATCAACATCGTGCCGACCACTACAGCCTATCCACGCGGCGCAAGCCGCCTCGACTGCGTTGCCAGCGCCAGTTCGTGCAGCTACGCTGAAGAAATGACCAACTTCGCCAACTGGTACGCTTACTACCGCACCCGCATGCAAATGATGAAATCCTCCAGCAGCGTGGCATTCCTGCCGCTGGGCGACAACTACCGGGTCGGCTTTTACACCATCAATACATCCAGTGTCACCCAAAGCATTAGTGGAAGCAGCCCGAACCGCTATTCCAGCACCAAGTTTCTGGATATTTCGAATTTCGATGCAACCCAGAAAGAGTATTGGTACAACACCTTGTTTTATCAGGTTCCATCGGGGTCAACACCGCTGCGCGGCGCACTCACCAAGGCCGGAAAAATTTTCCAGAAGAACTGGAGCGGTGCAGTCGACCCGGTGCAATACTCCTGCCAGCAGAACTTCTCACTACTCACCACGGATGGTTACTGGAACGAGACCTATAGTGGCGTGGGTGATCAGGACAACTCCGACACCGGCTACTCCACCCGCGCCGTGGGGGCCTATGATGGCAATATCGGGTCAACCGATACCCTTGCCGACGTAGCCATGTATTACTACAAAAATGACCTCCGGCCAACCGGCACGACCGGTGTACTGGGTACGGACGTGTCCAAGGACAACGTACCGACTTCCGACAAGGATCCCGCCCCCCACCAGCACATGATCACCTTCACCCTGGGTCTGGGCGTTGATGGCGTTATGACCTACCGGCCAGACTATGAAACCGCCACCAACGGCGACTTCTACAACATCAAAACTGCTTCAACTGGCTGCGCCTGGGCGTCCGGAGTATGCAACTGGCCAAAGCCGGTAAACGACTCGGAAACCGCAGTGGATGATCTTTGGCATGCGGCGGTAAATGGCCGTGGCCATTATTTCAGCGCCCGCGATCCGGCCGCTCTTGCCAGCGGGCTGTCTGAGGCTCTCAGCAGCATCAAGATCATCACCGGCGCCGCTGCGGCTTCCGCCACCAGCAGCCCGAACATCACACAGACCGACAATTCAATTTACAGTACCTTTTTCCGCACCCTCAAATGGGATGGCGAGGTCAAGGCGCAATCCATCGATCCGGCTACCGGCAATGTCATTGCCACCGTCAACTGGTCGGCGCAAACCCTGCTTGACGCCAAGGCATTGGACTCCTCGGATACGCGCACGATTTACACCCGAGATACCTCAACCGGACTACTCAAGACTTTTGACTGGACCAATCTGAACGCCACTGAGAAAGCCTATTTCAACAGCAAATCTGCCACGATGTCGCAATATTCGACCCTTGACTCTGCCCAGAGATTGCTGGCGGACAATGGTGAGAATCTGGTCAACTACCTGCGTGGGCATAGCGAGTATGAAGGTATACTTTACCGTGACCGCGAGCATATCCTCGGCGATACAGTTAACGCCAAACCCGCCTATGTGGCGCGGCCGAAGTACAATTTCGGCGATACCGACTACGCAACTTTCAAGACCACTCAGGCGGCGCGCCAGGCGATGCTCTACATTTCAGCCAATGACGGCATGCTCCATGCCTTCAACGCCAGCCCTGACGCCACCGCCGGAGGTGGTGGTGAAGTTTGGGCATATGTGCCCCGTATGATCATGTCTGATTTGTACCAGTTGGCAAACGATAACTACTCGACCAACCACAAGTTTTTCGTGGATGGGACACCAGAATCCATGGATGTCTATATTGGCGGTGTGTGGAAAACCATTCTTGTTGGAGGGCTGAACAAAGGGGGACGGGGCTATTACGCGCTAGACATCACTGACCCCAATAACCCGACAATGCTGTGGGAAACCTGCTCCGACAGCACCGTTTGCGCAAATTCCGATACCGACCTGGGCTATAGCTACGGCAACGCAGTGATCACGAAACGCCCATCTGACGGAAAATGGGTCGTACTGGTCAGTTCCGGACATAACAACGTTAGCCCGGGAACCGGTAAGGCGTTCCTGTTTGTGCTGGATGCGGCGAACGGGAGCGTCCTTAGCAAAATTGACACTGGTTTCGGTTCGACTACGGATCCAGCCGGGTTATCCATGATTTCTGGATGGTCGAACAATCCCAACACCGACAACAAAGCGCTCCGTATCTATGGAGGAGACCTGCGCGGCAACCTTTGGCGCTTCGACCTTACTACCAACTCTGTCATTAAACTCGGCGAACTTAAGGACGGCAGCAACAACACACAACCCGTCACGACCCGCCCGGAACTTGGGATATGCGGCACTTCAACCGAAATGATCTTCGTCGGAACCGGCCGTTATCTTGGTCTCAACGATTCACTAGATGCCAGCCAGCAATCCTTTTATGCAATCAAGGACTCGACCGCCGCATGGGGCAACCTGAGAAGCACCCCGATCGTTCAGCAAACTCTCGCTGCCTCATCGACAACCTCGCGAACGATAAGCACCAACCCGGTGGACCTGAGCTCTAATACGGGCTGGCTTCTGGATTTCAACCCTGCTAACAGTTCACCTGGGGAACGTGTTACCGTTGATCCTCAGCTCGTTCTGGGCACGATGCTAATCGCGACCAATGTTCCAAAACAGGACGCCTGTTCTACCGGCGGCGACAGCTGGTTCTATCAGTTGAACTATTGCACGGGCTCATACATCTCAACATCCGCAGTACAAAGTATAGCGGCCAATAAAATCACGGGCTCCCTGACAGTAGGCTTCGTCGTGATCCGCCTCCCGGACGGCACAATCAAGACCATCGTTACCAGCGCTTCAGGCGATAAGCAAACTCAAGGGGTAGACATCGGTGGTGGAGGCGCCTCGGGGAAAAGAGTTTCCTGGCGCGAAGTCCTGGACTGA
- a CDS encoding type IV pilin protein produces the protein MKKSLGFTLIELMITVAIIGILAAVALPSYQDYLTRSKLAEAHSLLADMRVKLEQHFQDNRSYVGACAAGSVALLPTSKYFTFTCPTLNATQFEARATGIANQGTGSFIFTINQDNARTTAGVPSGWATASPNNCWIRAKGGTC, from the coding sequence ATGAAAAAATCACTGGGTTTCACGCTTATTGAACTGATGATTACCGTCGCGATTATCGGCATATTAGCCGCAGTGGCATTGCCTTCCTATCAGGATTATTTGACACGCAGCAAGCTGGCAGAGGCCCATTCTTTACTGGCCGATATGCGTGTCAAGCTCGAACAGCATTTCCAGGATAACCGTAGCTATGTGGGAGCTTGCGCGGCGGGCAGCGTAGCATTACTGCCTACCAGTAAATATTTCACCTTTACCTGCCCGACCCTGAACGCAACACAATTCGAGGCGAGGGCAACTGGCATCGCTAACCAAGGTACGGGAAGTTTCATCTTCACAATCAACCAGGACAACGCTCGCACCACTGCCGGCGTTCCATCGGGATGGGCAACAGCCAGTCCCAACAATTGCTGGATCAGAGCAAAAGGTGGTACGTGTTGA
- a CDS encoding pilus assembly PilX family protein, with protein sequence MSLFIALIVLVAMTLAGIALVRSIDTTTVISGNLAFRQSTLNATDQGVNAAYLWLMSKVGTSSLNNSDSSAGYYSSKLDPEPDWKDTATWSGLNTATLATDAASNTTTYIIHRMCTQPNTAYNGNNGGVANQCSTAVSTSSGVCPGGSQSIGNYCFDATASGVYYRVTARTIGPRNSTSIVQAMLLIPF encoded by the coding sequence ATGTCACTCTTTATTGCACTGATCGTGCTGGTTGCGATGACATTGGCCGGCATAGCACTGGTGCGCTCGATAGATACCACCACGGTAATTTCAGGCAACCTCGCGTTCAGGCAGAGCACCCTGAACGCAACCGATCAGGGCGTCAATGCCGCCTATCTCTGGCTAATGAGCAAAGTGGGCACCTCCTCGCTCAACAACTCCGATTCGAGCGCCGGCTATTACTCATCCAAGCTCGATCCTGAACCTGACTGGAAAGATACGGCGACCTGGTCTGGACTCAACACCGCAACCCTCGCCACGGATGCCGCCAGCAATACCACCACCTACATTATCCATCGCATGTGTACCCAGCCCAATACCGCCTATAACGGCAACAATGGTGGCGTGGCAAACCAGTGCTCCACTGCCGTCTCCACTTCCAGTGGTGTCTGCCCCGGAGGTAGTCAGAGTATTGGCAATTACTGCTTCGACGCAACCGCATCCGGTGTTTATTACCGCGTCACCGCCCGTACAATTGGCCCGCGCAATTCGACCAGCATCGTTCAAGCCATGCTGCTGATTCCATTCTGA
- a CDS encoding GspH/FimT family pseudopilin, giving the protein MTANHTHNSGFTLIELMITIALLGILSSFAIPSYRIWIQNTQIRGGAEAILNGIQLARSEAVQRNTNTQFVLGSKADWTVQTAAGTTIQTRTSQDGSPNVTVAVTPAGATTITFNAFGRVQNANAINRIDVDSSVLNTADSREMRITIGAGGNIRMCDPNLTVSSPNDPRAC; this is encoded by the coding sequence TTGACCGCAAACCACACGCACAACTCGGGTTTCACGCTAATCGAGCTGATGATAACGATCGCATTGCTCGGCATTCTGTCATCTTTCGCGATACCTAGTTACCGCATCTGGATTCAGAACACCCAGATTCGAGGTGGTGCCGAGGCCATTTTGAACGGTATTCAATTAGCTCGTTCAGAAGCGGTTCAGCGCAATACTAATACTCAGTTTGTGCTAGGCAGCAAAGCCGACTGGACTGTTCAAACGGCGGCAGGCACGACCATCCAGACTCGTACCTCGCAGGATGGAAGCCCGAACGTCACAGTCGCCGTTACGCCAGCCGGTGCAACCACCATAACCTTCAACGCCTTCGGCCGGGTTCAGAACGCCAACGCCATTAACCGAATCGACGTGGATTCGTCGGTTCTTAACACCGCGGACAGCCGGGAAATGAGGATCACAATCGGCGCCGGCGGCAACATTAGAATGTGCGACCCTAATTTGACAGTGAGTTCACCCAATGATCCACGCGCCTGTTAG